One segment of Kogia breviceps isolate mKogBre1 chromosome 14, mKogBre1 haplotype 1, whole genome shotgun sequence DNA contains the following:
- the KCNS1 gene encoding potassium voltage-gated channel subfamily S member 1 isoform X2 has translation MVKLLVQGTHLKNFWSKLILSKTLDSQRAAAMVSECPGPGARVPWRRSDEALRVNVGGVRRRLSARALARFPGTRLGRLQAAASEEQARRLCDDYDAATREFYFDRHPGFFLSLLHFYRTGRLHVLDEQCVFAFGQEADYWGLGESALATCCRARYLERRVARPRVWDEDSDTLSSVDPCPEEISDVRRELARYGAVRCGRLRRRLWLTMENPGYSLPSKLFSCVSIGVVLASIAAMCIHSLPEYQAREAAAAVAAVAAGRRAEGLRDDPVLRRLEYFCIAWFSFEVSSRLLLAPSTRNFFCHPLNLIDIVSVLPFYLTLLAGVALRDRRGAGGEELGDLGKVVQVFRLMRIFRVLKLARHSTGLRSLGATLKHSYREVGILLLYLAVGVSVFSCVAYTAEKEEDVGFDTIPACWWWGTVSMTTVGYGDVVPVTVAGKLAAAGCILGGILVVALPITIIFNKFSHFYRRQKALEAAVRHSDHWDFEDLLSGVDGVSEASLETSRETSQEGRSEDLEAQATSGPPNPQVS, from the exons atggtGAAGCTGTTAGTGCAGGGAACGCACCTTAAGAACTTCTGGTCTAAACTGATCCTCTCAAAGACCCTAGATA GCCAGCGCGCGGCAGCCATGGTGAGCGAGTGCCCGGGTCCCGGAGCCCGGGTCCCCTGGCGGCGAAGCGACGAGGCGCTGCGCGTGAACGTGGGCGGCGTGCGGCGGCGGCTCAGCGCCCGCGCCCTGGCGCGCTTCCCGGGCACGCGGCTGGGCCGCCTGCAGGCCGCGGCGTCGGAGGAGCAGGCGCGACGCCTGTGCGACGACTACGATGCGGCGACGCGCGAGTTCTACTTCGATCGGCACCCGGGCTTCTTCCTGAGCCTGCTGCACTTCTACCGCACCGGCCGCCTGCACGTGCTTGACGAGCAGTGCGTCTTCGCCTTCGGCCAGGAGGCCGACTACTGGGGTCTGGGCGAGAGCGCGCTGGCCACGTGCTGCCGCGCGCGCTACCTGGAGCGGCGCGTGGCACGACCGCGCGTCTGGGACGAGGACAGCGACACGCTGAGCAGCGTGGACCCGTGCCCCGAAGAGATCTCTGACGTGCGGCGAGAGCTGGCGCGCTACGGGGCGGTGCGCTGCGGCCGCCTGCGCCGCCGACTCTGGCTCACCATGGAGAACCCGGGCTACTCGCTGCCCAGCAAGCTCTTCAGCTGCGTCTCCATCGGCGTGGTGCTCGCCTCCATCGCCGCCATGTGCATTCACAGCCTGCCCGAGTACCAGGCCCGCGAGGCAGCGGCCGCCGTGGCCGCGGTGGCCGCGGGCCGCAGGGCGGAAGGCTTGCGCGACGACCCGGTGCTGCGGCGCCTGGAGTACTTCTGCATCGCCTGGTTCAGCTTCGAGGTGTCGTCGCGCCTCCTGCTGGCGCCCAGCACGCGCAACTTCTTCTGCCACCCGCTCAACCTCATCGACATCGTGTCCGTGCTGCCTTTCTATCTCACGCTGCTGGCTGGCGTGGCGCTCCGAGACCGGCGCGGAGCGGGTGGCGAGGAGCTGGGCGACCTGGGCAAGGTGGTGCAGGTGTTCCGCCTGATGCGCATCTTCCGCGTGCTCAAGTTGGCGCGCCACTCCACGGGGCTGCGCTCGCTGGGTGCAACGCTCAAG CACAGCTACCGTGAGGTGGGCATCTTGCTGCTGTACCTGGCCgtgggtgtgtctgtgttctCCTGCGTGGCCTACACAGCCGAGAAGGAGGAGGATGTGGGCTTTGACACCATCCCGGCCTGCTGGTGGTGGGGCACGGTGAGCATGACCACCGTGGGCTACGGGGATGTGGTGCCGGTGACCGTGGCCGGCAAGCTGGCGGCGGCGGGCTGCATCCTCGGGGGCATCCTGGTGGTGGCGCTtcccatcaccatcatcttcaacAAGTTCTCCCACTTCTACCGACGCCAGAAGGCCCTGGAGGCTGCCGTGCGCCACAGCGACCACTGGGACTTTGAGGACTTGCTGAGCGGCGTTGACGGCGTGTCGGAGGCGTCTCTGGAGACCTCCCGAGAGACCTCCCAGGAGGGCAGATCTGAAGACCTGGAGGCTCAGGCCACTAGTGGGCCTCCGAACCCTCAGGTTTCTTAA
- the KCNS1 gene encoding potassium voltage-gated channel subfamily S member 1 isoform X1 — translation MVSECPGPGARVPWRRSDEALRVNVGGVRRRLSARALARFPGTRLGRLQAAASEEQARRLCDDYDAATREFYFDRHPGFFLSLLHFYRTGRLHVLDEQCVFAFGQEADYWGLGESALATCCRARYLERRVARPRVWDEDSDTLSSVDPCPEEISDVRRELARYGAVRCGRLRRRLWLTMENPGYSLPSKLFSCVSIGVVLASIAAMCIHSLPEYQAREAAAAVAAVAAGRRAEGLRDDPVLRRLEYFCIAWFSFEVSSRLLLAPSTRNFFCHPLNLIDIVSVLPFYLTLLAGVALRDRRGAGGEELGDLGKVVQVFRLMRIFRVLKLARHSTGLRSLGATLKHSYREVGILLLYLAVGVSVFSCVAYTAEKEEDVGFDTIPACWWWGTVSMTTVGYGDVVPVTVAGKLAAAGCILGGILVVALPITIIFNKFSHFYRRQKALEAAVRHSDHWDFEDLLSGVDGVSEASLETSRETSQEGRSEDLEAQATSGPPNPQVS, via the exons ATGGTGAGCGAGTGCCCGGGTCCCGGAGCCCGGGTCCCCTGGCGGCGAAGCGACGAGGCGCTGCGCGTGAACGTGGGCGGCGTGCGGCGGCGGCTCAGCGCCCGCGCCCTGGCGCGCTTCCCGGGCACGCGGCTGGGCCGCCTGCAGGCCGCGGCGTCGGAGGAGCAGGCGCGACGCCTGTGCGACGACTACGATGCGGCGACGCGCGAGTTCTACTTCGATCGGCACCCGGGCTTCTTCCTGAGCCTGCTGCACTTCTACCGCACCGGCCGCCTGCACGTGCTTGACGAGCAGTGCGTCTTCGCCTTCGGCCAGGAGGCCGACTACTGGGGTCTGGGCGAGAGCGCGCTGGCCACGTGCTGCCGCGCGCGCTACCTGGAGCGGCGCGTGGCACGACCGCGCGTCTGGGACGAGGACAGCGACACGCTGAGCAGCGTGGACCCGTGCCCCGAAGAGATCTCTGACGTGCGGCGAGAGCTGGCGCGCTACGGGGCGGTGCGCTGCGGCCGCCTGCGCCGCCGACTCTGGCTCACCATGGAGAACCCGGGCTACTCGCTGCCCAGCAAGCTCTTCAGCTGCGTCTCCATCGGCGTGGTGCTCGCCTCCATCGCCGCCATGTGCATTCACAGCCTGCCCGAGTACCAGGCCCGCGAGGCAGCGGCCGCCGTGGCCGCGGTGGCCGCGGGCCGCAGGGCGGAAGGCTTGCGCGACGACCCGGTGCTGCGGCGCCTGGAGTACTTCTGCATCGCCTGGTTCAGCTTCGAGGTGTCGTCGCGCCTCCTGCTGGCGCCCAGCACGCGCAACTTCTTCTGCCACCCGCTCAACCTCATCGACATCGTGTCCGTGCTGCCTTTCTATCTCACGCTGCTGGCTGGCGTGGCGCTCCGAGACCGGCGCGGAGCGGGTGGCGAGGAGCTGGGCGACCTGGGCAAGGTGGTGCAGGTGTTCCGCCTGATGCGCATCTTCCGCGTGCTCAAGTTGGCGCGCCACTCCACGGGGCTGCGCTCGCTGGGTGCAACGCTCAAG CACAGCTACCGTGAGGTGGGCATCTTGCTGCTGTACCTGGCCgtgggtgtgtctgtgttctCCTGCGTGGCCTACACAGCCGAGAAGGAGGAGGATGTGGGCTTTGACACCATCCCGGCCTGCTGGTGGTGGGGCACGGTGAGCATGACCACCGTGGGCTACGGGGATGTGGTGCCGGTGACCGTGGCCGGCAAGCTGGCGGCGGCGGGCTGCATCCTCGGGGGCATCCTGGTGGTGGCGCTtcccatcaccatcatcttcaacAAGTTCTCCCACTTCTACCGACGCCAGAAGGCCCTGGAGGCTGCCGTGCGCCACAGCGACCACTGGGACTTTGAGGACTTGCTGAGCGGCGTTGACGGCGTGTCGGAGGCGTCTCTGGAGACCTCCCGAGAGACCTCCCAGGAGGGCAGATCTGAAGACCTGGAGGCTCAGGCCACTAGTGGGCCTCCGAACCCTCAGGTTTCTTAA